The following coding sequences are from one Salvia hispanica cultivar TCC Black 2014 chromosome 3, UniMelb_Shisp_WGS_1.0, whole genome shotgun sequence window:
- the LOC125215693 gene encoding protein WHAT'S THIS FACTOR 9, mitochondrial, translated as MFNRSRDLINPASAAAAAYFRPFIHIQARNLVNVKLKWVKDASLDPVVSGSVHLKATCTLISLIASAPNLSLPIHRLSRHRRHLNLPSDLKLSTFIRRYPNIFHEFHLPDSSGTPVPWYRLSPEASDVRSQQLRVVCEDCHVDILNRLRKLLMLTRERLLPLQTIDQLWWDLGLPLDFEDKFIRKHPDLFSYVRLPDDRVGLQLLAWDDRLALSNLESRSSISLRNNEPLSFPIGFTRGFGLKRKCMEWLHEWQKLPYTSPYADASHLDPRTDVAEKRLVGVFHELLHLTIHKKIERKNVSNLRAPLAMPQKFTKAFERHPEIFYISKKGATQTVVLREGYERGQLVEKHPLADIRDKYASMMKSGFLDRSRGLYKRERKGCEDEVARVPLGSRRSRFEFEFESESEAGCNELLEYESDETG; from the coding sequence ATGTTCAATCGAAGCCGGGATTTAATCAATCCTgcttccgccgccgccgccgcctacTTCCGCCCATTCATCCACATTCAGGCGCGGAATCTCGTCAATGTGAAGCTCAAGTGGGTAAAAGACGCCTCTCTCGATCCCGTAGTCTCCGGCAGCGTTCATCTCAAAGCTACTTGTACCCTAATTTCTCTCATCGCCTCCGCCCCCAATCTCTCCCTCCCCATCCACCGCCTCTCccgccaccgccgccaccTCAACCTCCCTTCCGACCTCAAACTCTCCACCTTCATCCGTCGTTACCCCAACATTTTCCACGAATTTCACCTCCCCGATTCCAGCGGCACCCCTGTTCCGTGGTACCGATTATCGCCCGAAGCTTCGGATGTTCGTTCTCAACAACTGCGTGTTGTGTGTGAGGATTGCCACGTGGATATCTTGAACAGGCTCCGGAAACTGCTTATGCTCACAAGGGAGAGATTGCTCCCTCTCCAGACAATCGATCAGCTGTGGTGGGATTTAGGGTTGCCACTCGATTTCGAGGATAAGTTCATCCGTAAGCATCCGGATTTGTTTTCATACGTGAGGCTTCCCGATGATCGCGTGGGATTGCAACTGCTAGCTTGGGATGATCGCTTGGCATTGTCGAATTTGGAATCAAGAAGCTCGATTAGTTTGAGAAATAACGAGCCCTTGTCGTTTCCCATTGGATTCACGAGGGGCTTTGGGCTGAAGAGGAAGTGTATGGAGTGGCTGCACGAGTGGCAGAAGCTGCCTTACACCAGCCCTTACGCAGACGCGTCTCATCTGGATCCGAGGACTGATGTGGCCGAGAAGAGGCTTGTTGGAGTGTTTCATGAGCTCCTCCATCTCACAATACACAAGAAGATTGAGAGGAAGAACGTGAGCAACCTTCGGGCGCCTCTGGCCATGCCTCAGAAGTTCACCAAGGCGTTTGAAAGGCATCCGGAGATCTTCTACATTTCGAAGAAGGGGGCGACGCAGACTGTGGTGCTGAGAGAGGGGTACGAGCGCGGACAGCTGGTTGAGAAGCACCCACTGGCTGATATTCGGGATAAGTACGCGAGCATGATGAAGAGTGGATTTTTGGATAGAAGTCGGGGATTGTACAAGAGGGAGAGGAAGGGTTGTGAGGATGAAGTGGCGCGGGTTCCTCTTGGTAGCAGAAGAAGTAGGTTTGAGTTCGAGTTCGAATCTGAATCAGAAGCAGGTTGTAATGAGCTTTTAGAATATGAATCTGATGAAACTGGTTAG
- the LOC125215694 gene encoding putative RNA methyltransferase At5g10620 — protein MESAIFATVKIPLPSSGNCCKCAAQSVRALPIRILTVGKKRSAGIQLVVDEYTEKLKHYCPVQDVRIKSNPKNARDSTVQIEHEDMAVMGLIKSNEWVVMLDERGRDVSSEQMASLIADAGNTGASSILFCVGGPYGHGKQLRERADVSIRLSSLVLNHEIALVVLAEQLYRAWTILKGQKYHH, from the exons ATGGAATCAGCTATCTTCGCCACCGTTAAAATCCCTCTCCCTTCTTCAG GTAACTGTTGCAAGTGCGCGGCCCAATCTGTG AGAGCGCTGCCGATTCGGATTCTGACGGTTGGGAAGAAGAGGTCGGCGGGGATTCAGCTCGTGGTTGACGAATATACTGAGAAGCTCAAGCATTATTGCCCTGTTCAAGATGTTCGAATCAAGTCCAACCCTAAAAATGCTCG TGACTCAACGGTTCAGATTGAACATGAGGATATGGCTGTGATGGGACTCATCAAGTCCAATGAATGG GTTGTGATGTTGGATGAGCGTGGACGTGATGTGAGTTCAGAGCAAATGGCGTCTCTAATTGCAGATGCTGGAAATACA GGGGCTTCAAGCATACTGTTCTGTGTTGGTGGGCCATACGGGCATGGAAAgcaattgagagagagagctgaTGTATCGATCCGGTTATCATCTTTGGtcttaaatcatgaaattgcACTGGTTGTGTTGGCAGAGCAGCTCTACAG GGCTTGGACTATTCTCAAAGGCCAGAAGTACCACCATTAG
- the LOC125211910 gene encoding gamma-glutamylcyclotransferase 2-1-like: MVFWVFGYGSLVWNPGFEVDEKVIGFVKDYRRVFDLACIDHRGTPEHPARTCTLEENEGAICWGAAYCVRGGPEKEKAAMAYLERRECEYDRKTLVDFYKEGDDSEQPFVTGVIAFTSTPDKISNKYYLGPAPLEEMARQIATAFGPFGNNRDYLFLLEKAMFNIGHEDDYVIELANEVRKVLLELGGVPKENKLLSLTPVKMKTSLGAVTLDSPLKKVNALAGAITMDS; this comes from the exons ATGGTTTTCTGGGTTTTCGGATACGGTTCGTTGGTGTGGAACCCTGGCTTCGAAGTCGATGAGAAAGTGATAGGGTTTGTAAAGGACTACCGACGTGTCTTCGATTTAG CTTGCATTGATCATAGAGGTACGCCCGAGCACCCTGCTAGAACTTGCACCTTGGAAGAAAATGAAGGAGCGATTTGC TGGGGTGCAGCATATTGCGTTCGTGGTGGGCCGGAGAAGGAAAAGGCGGCGATGGCG TATCTCGAGCGAAGAGAATGCGAGTATGACCGGAAAACTTTGGTTGATTTCTACAAA GAGGGTGATGATTCTGAACAACCCTTTGTAACTGGTGTGATAGC GTTCACATCGACCCCTGACAAAATATCGAACAAGTACTATTTAGGGCCGGCCCCTTTGGAGGAGATGGCCAGGCAAATTGCTACGGCCTTTGGCCCCTTTGGCAACAACAGGGACTACCTTTTCTTGCTGGAGAAGGCCATGTTTAATATTG GTCATGAAGATGACTACGTTATTGAGTTAGCAAACGAGGTGAGGAAGGTGCTTCTGGAACTTGGCGGTGTGCCAAAGGAAAACAAGTTGTTGAGTTTGACGCCAGTGAAAATGAAGACGTCGCTCGGTGCAGTCACCTTGGATTCGCCACTGAAAAAAGTGAATGCTTTGGCTGGAGCAATCACCATGGATTCGTAG